GTAGTAGATAATTATACATAGAATGAGACAAACAAAGAAATTGTAGCAGTTTTCAATATTAtctacttaaatattttatgatcagtaaattttgatcaaaattGGAATGGGAACTTAGAATTCAGAAAGGAGATAAAATGAGAGGAACAATatcgttaaaaaaaaatagaaggatCAAAGttgtacaattaaaaaattttaagagtcaaaaatacatttaaaccAAAGATAAATAGTCACTAATATGGGATTTATTTGGGAAGATAttgcaacatttttttcttataaataaaattgtaaagaaatttatatatagCTGTGtgagtttaaattttaatctaaaacataattttcatCCAAACAATATGAATATTTAATCAACTGAATTAAGACTtttttctaacattttttatagaaattatttttattatattcctcTTTGAGAAAAAATTATACGGGGGATGGAGCTAGAACCGACAATTTGTGGGTGGGTTGGGCCAACAATTGGGGGATGGGTGGGTGAGTTAGGAGAGGGGACAAATCCATAACAAATAAATCCACTTTTCATTTTCTGACATAATTGTTATGCACAAATCATATTAAAACTAGAATATAATGCGCACCtaatttaaaacaacaaaatgtgaatcttttataaaatttgaaagtgATATTAtgatgtataatattttaattttatcaacattctttttttaatatttgtatatgAGAAAAACTGATTTGGTTTGTGTGCACAAGCATGTGAAATAAATGCAGGCGATAAATGCAAGCAATCAACCACCTTTGGAATGTACAACCGGGATCAGATAGtgttagttaaaataaaaaataaaaaaatcagataGTACAAATTTTAGTGTACTTTTTGTTACGATATAAATTATTGAACTTAAAATCTACACCACATGATTTTAATTTGACGTTCAATATGACTAACTTTGTATAGCCACGGGCAGTGACGATTCTATGGCTTGACAATTGGAAGCGGCAATTCTCCCACAAATTTCTATACAATAGATTTTGTGAAGAATTATGCAATGGTATAGAGAAAATTAAACTCTCTACAATATATTTTCtgcttaaaaaaaaactattatataaTGATAAGAAAAATTCGACAAAAAGATGAAGTTCCGAGGCTTTTGAAAGTACGGAGGAGATAAAATTCTCCAATAtttatgatatgattattaacatttttctaacaaatataaaataccaaaaattttatttacaaaatatttaatttatcactgtaaaaaatatattaaatttatcataaaagTATAAGATAATGCtaagaagaataatttatttatcattagtTTGTCCAAAATTAACTATTGTCAATTACATCATGAATCAATAACTTCATAGATACATGTGTGTTTTTAGACTAGAGTGATATTTCAAGGTTACCTAAAAAAGATTATGATGATTCTTTCGATATTTGATGAAACAAAATACTCGGACCATCTCAAATTTCCTTTAACAAATAAGattataagttaaaaaatatagttaattttgtatttaaaacaGAAATTATCACTTATCAAATTTCCCTTCATgacatgaaaaagaaaaattaaatgtttttgaaaaaaaaaattaataaatgataagAGATATAATAGAAAAACAACAATGATACTACGTTGATACCataaaactatatataaaatgagACGATCTATTTGTATGAGTAATATCTATTTTTCTTCCCGCCAAATTCCTTCACTCATACAATTGCTAAAGAACATATATCTCACTACCAAAATATAACAGAAATAGAGATAATCTTAAAATCAGACTAAGTAAATGCCCCAACATTTTTAGCTACTGTCATGGTTAAGTTTTGTACTATATAAAAGATACTTCTGTAAAGGGTAAACTTATGCTTCAAGTGATATCCTATACGCAAGGACTGCAAACAAATGTCTTCTTTCAACAGTGAGGAAAACCACTCACCCTGACAGCCCCCTAAAAATGGCTAACTCAATTACGAGCTGTCAAGCAAGAGAGCATCTTGGAATAAAACTTGGTTCTTGTCCTTTTCAGGCGAAAGGCAAAAGATTCATCATCTTATTTGCAAAATTAGGTTGATGATGATAAAACTACTAGGTAATACAAAAGGACTCTTACTGAGTGAATATGCAATTCAACACATGAGTAAACCTTATATAATGAGCAGCAGAGTAAATGTACATGGTGTATACTAATTTGAAGGATTGGTCATCCCAATAGGAAGGacatttaaaatctaaaatacagTAAACACTATGGATACTCAAGACAGCACACATTATTTTACTCTGAAACAACGTACTTTCTTAACTTTTCAATTCAGAATACAACTCACACAGCGACAGGTTGAGTGGCTTTCTTCAGCCATGCATTTTCAGCTTCATCCAAATATGGCGCCAAAATATCTCTACACTTGGAATGATAGGAGTTCAACCAATTTATCTCTTCTGGATTTAGAAGGTTCAGGTCAATCAGCTTCGTTTGGTATGGTGCCTGGACAAGAAACATCAAACACTTATGAAAGGTTCTATTGTCAGTGACAGGGATCTagtaaataatacaaattaatttaattataggAAATTCTCCCATTTTAAGTACAGTTATTAATCCACAAATGTCAGAAAGAACTACAAACCTAAATAAGTAACAGCTAAATAAAAGGGAGCATTTATGTCTTTTAATAGTAGCACTACTAGTAACACCATgaaaaatccaaacaaacatGGTTCTCCCTCCATTGATGATATGCTGTATTATTTAACTTGCATgttgatataaaattaaaaggaaaatgGAAATACATAATAGAATTATATATGCTGAAAGGAAATTTTGATGGAACTAAGGGTGATAAAATTAACCATACAAATATATTTCTAGTTCaagcatttaaaaataaacCCAACTCCAAAGCATTTTTTAATGTTTAGTTCAGTTAAAAATAAAGATCCCATGGAAAGAAGCTACACACTAAATACACAGGTTAGGACTTACCCAGGTAATATGCTCAAAAGACAAGTAACCTTTATcaccaaaattaaattttgtatcaGCCTCCTTGACAATAAGCACATTCTCCAATCGTATCCCAAATTCTCCATCCTCATAGTAACCAGGTTCTAAAAACCAATTCCAATGAATAAACCAAATAAACTTAAGTATAATTGAACATTTGCAGACTTTTAAATGGCcagtaaaataaattgaaaatgattCAGAACAATCAATtaagataaaagaaaatttatgtGCCAATCCCGTAGGCTACAGCAAACAGGCTATAACAATATCAAGATACTAACCATCTGTAACAGTCATGGAAGATTGCAGTGGTACATTTCGTATTCTGAAACTGATTAATTGAGGTCCTGCACAACttatatgatattaatttaaaatctcaTTTTGAATTAActtgaaaaaggaaataaattgaaaatggaATGACATTAGCAATAGGGAAATTGTGATAGTTTATCTATACCTTCATGGACATTCAGGTAGGACCCAATACCGTGACCAGTTCCATGTCGATAATCAAGGCCATAGTTCCACAAAGGAATTCGAGCAAGAATATCAAGCGTGTGACCTACAAGAATTTTCAAAAACGGAGAAAGTAGCTAAGTTTTCATGATTGAAATGGAGACTAGTTCAAATTATGCCCAAAGAATTTGACACAATAGTCAAATTTGTAATACCATTTGTCCCATTAGGAAATTTAGCATTTCCCAGAGCAATGTGACCCTTTAGGACCTGCACCAAATTCAGCAAATCAGGCAACTTAACATAAACCCGCtttaaagtataaataaaattgagaaaCTGGGACAAAAAAATAAGCTAGCAGCTTTACTTgtatttaaaagatattaaatgtttaaaaacaaaaaaaatataacaccAAGAGAATAATTTCTAAACTTGTTCCCCTCATCAAAATCTCATTTCCTATTGAGGGGGAAATCTTGGATAATAAATGATTCATGATAATAGTTTGAAACCATGCAACCTTTAGAAAAAGTAAATAAAGGCACATACTGCTGTATAACATGATTTTTCATGATCCGAAGGTCTCCCAAAATGAACTGTTCGTGTAATATCTGTTGTTCCATCCAGATACTTCAAAGACAACGCCAATTATCAATATACAGAAGTGGATATCATGATCAGAATACACCAAAACAATTAAGTTTCACTAATAATAACAATCTCCACAGACTTCAGTAAATATCTATGACGCATTCTAGACAGACCTGGGCTCCAGAatcaaaaagataaattttgtcTGGATCAAGCTCGGCACATGTGTCTGCCTGTGGAGAATAATGAATAATAGCGGCATTTGGGCCAACGGAAGAAATAGTAGGGAAACTCAATCCTCTGAAATGCTGAAAACAgattagataaaaaatttaagttagaaTTGAACACAGACCGCATACTCTCTTAACCGTGCAAGCAAATCTACTTTCATGCATTCATATTTATTGAGTTCATACGAAGAAAGATTCTCCTTGTTACTTTAATTCTCTTCTCTTCAAACATTTGGTCAAGTATGCCGGTAAAATAAGTTGAAAAACAAAAGTATTACTGTGTGATTCCTGCATGTTATGGTGCAGAGTCTGCAGAAATATTATATAAGCAACAGCTGAAAAGGTCGGTCACTACTCACACATAATGGGTTTAACAGACTCTAGAGATAACACTAAAAAAAATGCTTTTGCAACAaacaaaacttttgaaaaaaataaaaaattcagctTTCTGGGAAAGATCGAAACAAATTTTCTCCGCTGCTTATTTCAGAAGCCAAAATCTTTGGCATCTCCAAAAGTGCTTTTTCCTTGCCACAATATTTTTGCTACCAAAAACTTATCCAAAAGAATACTTATTGTTTAGTTAACTCCACCTCTTTTGATGCTCGGAACTCTTCAAGCTTGTCACTTACAGTCACCTCAGTCAATTTCAAGGGTTTCCTGCCATAGTCAGAAAATATCTGTAAGCGTAGTGTACGATTCATCTTTTTACTGATGCATATTGAGCTAATTACATGAAAGATTTTCCCAGACTCAACATTTTCAGGAATCAGGAAAAGCATCATCATCACATCAAGAAAGGTAAAAAAACAATCTTCTTTGTTTCACTTATACAATATGCTGATAGAGGTTAAGTTAATTTTCACGAAAGGCTTTATAGTGGGATTATCACTGTCACAACTACCAACCCAGACTAACAAGTGAAACTAGCTTGCCAACTTTTTCTCAAGGTTATATAATATTAAGCATGATAGAGTTTAGGACATATCATATTTGAGAGGATGAACCATGCTAGTAACACACTCTCTAATGTGCTTTTTTCAATACACTATCTCTATTTCCTAGGTAAGTCTACATTGGTGTCACTAAAACATGTGGACCCCACTCTCAATTTGATTGGACCTACTTGTGATTTAGTAGACCTCACATGAATTTCACTCAATAATAAAGTGTCGTGACTGAATACTTACAAATGTTTCTCCTTTTTAACAGAATTCTCCTCTAAAAAGTATCCAGATGCTCCATAAATTTCTTGCATCTGCACATTGAACCAATATTTTGCATCatcaaagagaaaaatataataattaagagAATGGAGACTTAAATGTCgtaatcaaaaaaataaaatatgtctaGAGACACAAGATCTAAATACTAACCTTCTTATCCAGCCAAACAAGATATTGCACAACAGCCGCACCATCCCGAATATGTGCCTTTCTTAACCCATCCAATTCCACTGGGTTCTACAAGGAATTAAGTAATTAACATTTAACATTAAGCGAAATTAATTGctgaaatatttttctcaatttccTAAAATGTCAAAACTAGACATTAACTTCTCTACTTCGCCAACAATCAAATGTTCTTTATTAAAGGGGTATAAGCATACAACCTTTAAAGCTTTTGGAAGAGCCAGAGGTGATTGCTGCAAGAGAACTGTATCAGGATTCAGTTTTGAATACAAAGCAAAGCAGCATGAACCTGGATCAGCCCATATGAAGTTGCTACTATTTTCTCCTGCTTGATGTTTACCATTTACGCTCTTATGGGTTTCACTGGGAATCTTTGCAGATTCCTTCGAAACTTCAGCAAGAGTACCAGTAGACACGGAATCAAGCTCATCAGTCGCAAGTAATGCCACGTCAAAGCTTACTGATGTATACTCTTTGATTTCAATTCCATTCTCCTCTAAATGAGTTTTTACCTGgcacaaaatacaattttcagTAGGTTGTGTTTCCAAAGTTGCATCTCCCAGTCTAAAGATACGGAGATCATTAACCAAAGTACTACTCAACCAATAGATCTTTCTTACTCTTCCCAAGTAAATAAACTTCAGTTTAGGTCAACCATGCATGAATGAATGTTTTCCCAGGTTTCAGATGAGTAGTATTCAAATCCTATCATTCTTATTACATTacattatatacatatacaaggGCAGAAGAATTTTTATCATGGTTTAAGCATCGTATAGACCTATCATAACttgatataatatatttcaattgCTGGTACTTTTAAAGCCATAGGATTCAGATGAGTCGAACTGGTATTTTAAAATCAGATCCTATCATTCTTAttacaatatatacatatataaggCAGACGaatttcctttaaaaaaaaggCAGACAGCCATGTGACAAGCACTCAGTGGAACAAATTCGGAGCTGATGAGACACAACTTGAACTGACCTCAATAGACAACTTTCGTGTGTCCAAATAAATGAAGGCAGAATTGGATGTCACAATAGCAAATGCATGAACAACCGGACAATATGCCACATCATTTCCACGAATATTATACAGCCATGCAACCTGTATTGAATGacaataaaatgaaaaagaaaatgatctTCAAAAGGATGAACATTTGAGGCAGAAAATACTCTCTGATTCAGAAAAACTGTTACGGggaaagaaacaaaaatgaagaactACTAAGAGGATACACTCACTTCGTCGAGTGTTGTAAAAATTATTCCTCGAGCATGCTCCTGTACAAGCTTTTTTCTCAAATCTTTCAACTTATCTGTGACAGAACGGCCTGCAAACTTTAATGGCTGTACAGTGACCGCATTAATCTCTGCTGGTGGACGATTTGTCCAAACTTCATCTACCAAATTTTTTGTAGTTTGGACCAGCTTCTGCTGGTTTTTGGCAAAAGCACGTTCCCATCGTTGAGCAGTATCAATTGAAATGCACCAAGGGTCAACCCCAATGGCTGCATCTTTTGGCAAGTTCTAGTGAATGGAAATGACTAATTAGTACAAAcataccataaaaaaaaatacagatatACACGTATgagataaatagaaattagaCCACTCAGAAGCAATTCATGGATGAGACAAGCCTAATCCACTGCATTGTCTTCATTAAAACTAGTGAgtttatgttttggatttatgaataggatttttttttttccttttaaaatttctaatagTTTCAAGTCTTATCTCTATTTTGACATTTCTATCTTCTACGAATTTACGATGCCTTTCTTTCTCTTCCTATCACTCTCTGTTTCTCTTCCAAATTCTTTTTTTctaacttcaattttttaacaataaaGCAAGTACAACCTCAGCCAGCACCTAATCAAGGAAAATCTACTTGTGGACAACATATAAAAATGCCAAGACGTAGAAAGATTTGGTAAGGCCAGACAAGAGAGAAACCCATATGAAAAACATCATTCGGTAACTTTTGTCATTTAAAAGTagcatacataaaaaaaatgtttttctaaAGGCTCACATCAGCCATCCATATATCTACAGCAGGATCTTCGGCCATACGCATCAGTTTCCACTGATCACTAAGTTGTTGTTCAGCCTGCAAAAAATAACGTCCATCGGTCCAAAGCAATGCTTCATCCTTTGTTATAAGTGCCAAACCTGAATGccattttaaaaagaaaatgaaaaacaagaaagaaaaacaCTTCACTAATTAAATCatcttttaaaattgaaatacataatAAGACCATGACATAGCTAAAATAGAAAAGAGTTTTTTTCAAGATAATTAGTCACTAGTCACACTTATAGAAAGCCTAatgtatttttcaaacttatagAAACAAGATTTACTTTCACTGAAACCAATTATGTAACTTGAGGAAAGTTCAGAGAATTTTactgatttttttctttctaaattgcTTGAGTAAATAGCACTA
This region of Cicer arietinum cultivar CDC Frontier isolate Library 1 chromosome 8, Cicar.CDCFrontier_v2.0, whole genome shotgun sequence genomic DNA includes:
- the LOC101491734 gene encoding aminopeptidase P1, which produces MADTLSALRSLMASHSPPLHALVVPSEDYHQSEYVSGRDKRRQFVSGFTGSAGLALITKDEALLWTDGRYFLQAEQQLSDQWKLMRMAEDPAVDIWMADNLPKDAAIGVDPWCISIDTAQRWERAFAKNQQKLVQTTKNLVDEVWTNRPPAEINAVTVQPLKFAGRSVTDKLKDLRKKLVQEHARGIIFTTLDEVAWLYNIRGNDVAYCPVVHAFAIVTSNSAFIYLDTRKLSIEVKTHLEENGIEIKEYTSVSFDVALLATDELDSVSTGTLAEVSKESAKIPSETHKSVNGKHQAGENSSNFIWADPGSCCFALYSKLNPDTVLLQQSPLALPKALKNPVELDGLRKAHIRDGAAVVQYLVWLDKKMQEIYGASGYFLEENSVKKEKHLKPLKLTEVTVSDKLEEFRASKEHFRGLSFPTISSVGPNAAIIHYSPQADTCAELDPDKIYLFDSGAQYLDGTTDITRTVHFGRPSDHEKSCYTAVLKGHIALGNAKFPNGTNGHTLDILARIPLWNYGLDYRHGTGHGIGSYLNVHEGPQLISFRIRNVPLQSSMTVTDEPGYYEDGEFGIRLENVLIVKEADTKFNFGDKGYLSFEHITWAPYQTKLIDLNLLNPEEINWLNSYHSKCRDILAPYLDEAENAWLKKATQPVAV